The following proteins come from a genomic window of Mucinivorans hirudinis:
- a CDS encoding Phage protein, which translates to MAVISRGQITIVDLSDGKSINLYLGSNVATTQIFNKENSSYVPNWTVSPFLVITPEVYVTGVDTNQVSRLKGVPTWKINGSTTLSTYGATAAATSPYALTIKNNMTAVNQLQVECEVVYVDPDTTAETKAKTQITYTKTENAGQLICAIAYAPLGTVFKNGSAANLKAHCDMWRGSTIDNTSVTYKWFKLGSGTWTEITSANAGGITGYTTNEITIPEAAVLNFESFKCEIKDTDTASGTYNTSVSDIISFADMSDPYQVEIATPQGTTLTSGLNSTTLTVNCWQNGALLADTFFTGATCKWRKFNKLGVQDTTWGTSGIKTGRSITVTRDEVTVAATFTVEIDK; encoded by the coding sequence ATGGCAGTAATTTCAAGAGGTCAGATTACGATTGTGGACTTGTCGGATGGCAAGTCAATCAATCTCTACTTGGGTAGCAATGTGGCTACTACGCAGATTTTCAACAAAGAAAATTCGAGCTATGTGCCGAATTGGACGGTGTCGCCGTTTCTGGTTATCACTCCTGAAGTCTATGTTACAGGTGTTGATACTAACCAAGTGAGCCGTTTGAAAGGAGTGCCCACTTGGAAAATCAATGGCTCGACAACGCTTTCGACTTATGGAGCTACGGCAGCGGCAACTTCACCCTACGCCCTGACCATCAAAAACAATATGACTGCGGTCAATCAGTTGCAGGTGGAGTGTGAAGTGGTATATGTCGACCCCGACACCACAGCCGAGACAAAAGCTAAAACACAAATCACCTATACCAAAACCGAAAATGCTGGTCAGTTGATTTGTGCAATCGCTTATGCTCCGCTCGGTACGGTGTTCAAAAACGGCTCGGCAGCGAACTTGAAAGCCCATTGCGATATGTGGCGAGGTTCGACCATCGACAATACGAGTGTAACCTACAAATGGTTCAAGCTCGGCAGCGGCACGTGGACTGAAATCACATCAGCCAACGCAGGAGGTATTACGGGCTACACGACAAACGAAATCACAATACCCGAAGCAGCGGTGCTGAACTTCGAGAGTTTCAAGTGCGAAATCAAGGACACCGACACGGCAAGCGGCACGTATAACACCTCGGTTAGCGACATTATCTCATTTGCCGATATGTCCGACCCGTACCAAGTCGAAATCGCCACGCCACAAGGGACAACCCTCACCAGTGGACTAAACTCGACCACACTCACAGTAAACTGCTGGCAAAATGGAGCATTGCTTGCCGATACGTTCTTCACAGGTGCAACCTGCAAGTGGCGAAAATTCAACAAACTTGGCGTTCAGGATACCACGTGGGGAACTTCGGGCATCAAAACAGGTCGCTCAATCACCGTAACCCGTGACGAGGTGACGGTCGCCGCAACTTTCACTGTTGAAATCGACAAGTAA